The Metabacillus sediminilitoris genome window below encodes:
- the trpE gene encoding anthranilate synthase component I — MNFSSFTTFCEDSKQYRTIPIVQRFFVDTFTPIQLFQLFQEEAVYLLESKDSESSWSRYSFIGINPFLFIEENNGEFSILNEQRKTVSKSNSITKIFSNLQKHLAIKLPNLEIPFVGGAVGYIGYDTVSIIEKVDKHKVNDLNQQNCMFFVCETVIAFDHQEKQLYFIHYERVNGEEDEGHLKAIYQLAEAKMNKYFSKLKQKDQPDHLPLQVSDQFDVNFDEIKSNYEKNKFLEDVEKVKEYIRAGDIFQGVLSQRFEIPITTDGFSLYRILRNVNPSPYMFYIRYNDTELVGSSPERLIYIQNKHLEIHPIAGTRRRGKTIEEDQYFEEELKHDEKEKAEHYMLVDLARNDLGRVSEYGSVTTPTLMEIGRFSHVMHLISKVTGKMRDDVHPIDALLASFPAGTVSGAPKIRAMQILSELEPTARGSYAGCVAYVGFDGNIDSCITIRTITVKNNTAYVQAGAGIVVDSIPELEWKETCNKASAMLKAIQLAEKVFSKEVTQ, encoded by the coding sequence TTGAATTTTTCTTCTTTTACAACCTTTTGTGAAGATAGCAAGCAATATCGTACAATCCCCATCGTGCAACGTTTTTTCGTTGACACATTTACACCTATTCAATTATTTCAGCTTTTTCAGGAAGAAGCTGTGTACTTATTAGAAAGTAAGGATTCTGAATCAAGCTGGTCACGGTATTCTTTTATTGGTATAAACCCATTTTTATTTATCGAAGAAAACAATGGCGAGTTTTCAATATTGAATGAACAAAGAAAAACGGTCTCTAAATCAAATTCCATTACAAAAATTTTCAGTAATCTCCAAAAACATTTAGCGATTAAACTTCCAAACCTTGAAATACCATTCGTTGGAGGTGCTGTTGGCTATATTGGTTATGACACTGTTTCGATCATTGAAAAAGTTGATAAGCATAAGGTAAATGACCTTAATCAACAAAATTGCATGTTTTTTGTGTGTGAAACCGTTATTGCGTTTGATCATCAAGAGAAACAACTATATTTTATCCACTATGAGCGTGTAAATGGTGAGGAAGATGAGGGACATCTTAAAGCTATTTATCAGCTTGCAGAAGCAAAGATGAATAAATATTTCAGCAAGCTAAAGCAAAAAGATCAACCTGACCACCTTCCATTACAAGTATCAGATCAATTTGATGTCAATTTTGATGAAATTAAATCCAATTATGAAAAGAACAAGTTCTTAGAAGATGTCGAAAAAGTAAAGGAATACATCCGGGCTGGTGATATATTCCAAGGAGTATTGTCACAGCGGTTTGAAATCCCAATAACAACAGACGGATTTTCATTATATCGGATTTTACGAAATGTTAACCCATCACCATACATGTTTTATATACGTTACAACGACACGGAACTTGTTGGTAGCTCGCCAGAAAGATTAATTTATATTCAAAATAAGCATCTGGAAATTCATCCAATTGCAGGAACACGAAGACGTGGTAAAACAATTGAAGAGGATCAATATTTTGAAGAAGAATTAAAACATGATGAAAAGGAAAAAGCAGAACATTATATGTTGGTAGATTTAGCACGTAATGACCTTGGCAGAGTATCTGAGTATGGTTCAGTTACTACTCCAACATTAATGGAAATCGGCCGTTTTTCACATGTTATGCATTTAATTTCTAAAGTAACTGGAAAGATGAGAGATGATGTCCACCCAATTGATGCTTTACTGGCTTCGTTTCCGGCCGGAACTGTATCTGGAGCACCTAAAATTCGTGCAATGCAAATTTTAAGTGAACTAGAGCCGACTGCAAGAGGCAGTTATGCAGGCTGTGTCGCTTACGTTGGCTTTGACGGAAATATTGATTCATGTATTACGATTCGAACGATTACGGTAAAAAATAACACAGCATACGTACAAGCAGGTGCAGGCATTGTAGTTGATAGCATCCCTGAACTTGAATGGAAAGAAACGTGCAATAAGGCAAGTGCCATGTTAAAAGCAATCCAATTAGCTGAAAAGGTATTTTCTAAGGAGGTAACACAGTGA
- the aroH gene encoding chorismate mutase: MIRGIRGATTVKENEESLIIKATDELLHEMIRQNNVKPETVAQVIMTVTQDLTAAFPAKALRTIDGWTFVPVMCMQEIPVPNSLEKCIRILMTVETNEKQEDIQHVYLGDAIKLRPDLFVK, translated from the coding sequence TTGATTAGAGGAATTCGCGGAGCAACAACTGTTAAAGAAAATGAAGAATCTCTTATCATAAAGGCTACTGATGAGCTGTTACATGAAATGATTCGTCAAAATAACGTTAAACCAGAAACTGTTGCTCAAGTGATTATGACAGTTACACAGGACCTTACAGCTGCATTTCCTGCAAAAGCATTAAGAACAATTGATGGATGGACATTTGTCCCTGTTATGTGCATGCAGGAAATACCTGTCCCAAATAGTTTAGAAAAATGTATTAGAATACTGATGACGGTTGAAACAAATGAAAAGCAAGAGGATATTCAGCATGTTTATTTAGGTGATGCTATCAAGCTGAGACCCGACTTATTCGTTAAATAA
- the aroB gene encoding 3-dehydroquinate synthase: MESILINTTEETYPVIVGHEAIKKLPNLIRGISPSKILIVTDTNVDRLYGDCLIDLVGGEWTTYKHVIKSGEAAKSFEMFYEIHTFALQNELDRKSVVIAFGGGVVGDLTGFVAATYMRGIPFIQVPTTLLAHDSAVGGKVAINHPEGKNMIGAFYQPKAVVYDIQFLKSLPKSELRSGFAEVIKHSLIRSESLFQFLFKEVRQLEDITIDNLQRMIREGIQIKADVVSKDEKELGLRAILNFGHTLGHAIEAEAGYGKLSHGDSIAIGMLFAIWLSNKTLDINLPYHELKTWFKEIGFPTEVPNDQTTEQLINKMKKDKKTKSNQLTFILLKDIGVTTSAIFTGEELFALLDEWRTVERGEKVD, from the coding sequence ATGGAATCGATTTTGATCAATACGACTGAAGAGACATACCCGGTAATTGTTGGTCATGAAGCGATAAAAAAACTCCCAAATCTAATTAGAGGCATATCACCGTCGAAGATTCTAATTGTAACAGATACAAATGTAGACAGATTATATGGAGATTGTTTGATAGATCTCGTCGGCGGGGAATGGACGACATATAAGCATGTAATCAAAAGTGGCGAGGCTGCTAAATCATTTGAGATGTTTTATGAGATTCACACTTTTGCGTTACAAAATGAACTTGATCGAAAATCAGTTGTGATTGCCTTCGGAGGCGGGGTTGTCGGTGATCTAACAGGCTTTGTTGCAGCTACGTATATGCGGGGAATTCCATTTATTCAGGTACCGACTACATTATTAGCACATGATAGTGCTGTCGGTGGAAAAGTTGCGATCAACCACCCTGAAGGGAAAAATATGATCGGTGCTTTTTATCAGCCTAAGGCAGTTGTATATGACATTCAGTTTTTGAAAAGTTTGCCAAAAAGTGAACTAAGATCAGGTTTCGCTGAGGTCATTAAACATTCTCTTATAAGAAGTGAATCACTGTTTCAGTTCTTATTTAAGGAAGTTCGTCAATTAGAGGACATAACAATTGATAACTTGCAAAGAATGATACGTGAAGGTATCCAAATAAAAGCAGATGTTGTTTCAAAAGATGAAAAAGAATTAGGTCTTAGGGCAATCTTAAATTTTGGTCATACACTTGGTCATGCGATTGAAGCAGAGGCTGGATATGGGAAGCTCTCACACGGTGATAGTATTGCAATTGGCATGCTATTTGCTATATGGTTAAGTAATAAAACATTAGATATAAATCTCCCATATCATGAATTAAAAACATGGTTTAAGGAGATTGGTTTCCCGACTGAAGTTCCAAATGACCAGACAACAGAGCAATTAATAAATAAAATGAAAAAAGATAAAAAAACAAAATCAAATCAATTAACATTTATATTATTAAAAGACATCGGTGTAACAACATCTGCCATTTTTACAGGTGAAGAGTTATTTGCTCTACTTGATGAGTGGAGAACCGTCGAACGAGGTGAAAAGGTTGATTAG
- the aroC gene encoding chorismate synthase has product MRYLTAGESHGPQLTAIVEGVPSGLNLRAEDINKDLARRQKGYGRGRRMQIEKDQVQILGGVRHGKALGAPISLVVENRDWKHWTKIMGAEPLSQDEEQEVKRQITRPRPGHADLVGAMKYGHRDMRNVLERSSARETTVRVAVGALAKQILSELNIKVVGHVLEIGGVKAENAEYRDIDDLLAVTEESPVRCYDRQAETKMMEAIDNAKANGDSIGGVVEVVVEGLPAGIGSYVQYDRKLDSKIAGAIVSINAFKGVEFGIGFEAARKFGSQVHDEIIWNEKAGYTRKTNRLGGFEGGMTTGMPIVVRGVMKPIPTLYKPLQSVDIDTKEPFTASIERSDSCAVPAASVVAEAVVAWEIANAIVEQFGVDRMDLIKENIEKMRQYTRDF; this is encoded by the coding sequence ATGAGATATTTAACAGCTGGAGAATCTCACGGTCCTCAACTTACTGCAATTGTCGAAGGTGTACCGTCTGGATTAAATTTAAGAGCAGAAGATATAAATAAAGATTTAGCAAGAAGACAAAAGGGCTATGGTCGCGGTCGAAGAATGCAAATTGAAAAAGATCAAGTTCAAATTTTAGGTGGAGTTCGACACGGTAAAGCTTTGGGTGCGCCAATTTCATTAGTTGTAGAAAACAGAGACTGGAAGCACTGGACAAAGATCATGGGTGCAGAACCACTTTCACAAGATGAAGAGCAAGAAGTAAAACGTCAAATTACACGTCCACGTCCAGGACATGCTGATTTAGTAGGTGCAATGAAATATGGGCATCGTGACATGAGAAACGTATTGGAACGCTCATCTGCCCGTGAAACAACGGTACGTGTTGCAGTTGGAGCTTTAGCAAAACAAATTTTATCTGAATTAAATATTAAAGTTGTAGGACATGTATTGGAAATTGGCGGCGTAAAAGCTGAGAATGCAGAATATCGTGATATTGACGATTTATTAGCGGTAACTGAAGAATCTCCTGTGAGATGTTATGATCGTCAAGCCGAGACGAAAATGATGGAGGCAATTGACAATGCTAAGGCTAACGGTGACTCTATTGGTGGAGTTGTAGAAGTAGTCGTAGAAGGACTTCCAGCTGGAATTGGCAGCTATGTACAATATGATCGTAAGTTAGATAGTAAGATAGCAGGAGCGATTGTTAGTATTAATGCCTTTAAAGGAGTGGAATTCGGGATTGGATTTGAAGCAGCTCGAAAATTTGGCAGTCAAGTTCATGACGAAATTATTTGGAATGAAAAAGCGGGCTATACGCGGAAAACAAACCGATTAGGCGGCTTTGAAGGCGGTATGACAACAGGTATGCCTATCGTTGTAAGAGGCGTGATGAAACCAATACCGACACTATATAAACCATTACAATCCGTCGATATTGATACGAAAGAACCATTTACGGCAAGTATTGAACGATCTGATAGCTGTGCAGTGCCTGCTGCAAGTGTTGTAGCTGAAGCTGTTGTCGCTTGGGAAATTGCGAATGCAATTGTTGAGCAGTTTGGTGTAGATCGTATGGATCTCATCAAGGAAAATATTGAAAAAATGCGCCAATATACGAGGGATTTTTAA
- a CDS encoding CheR family methyltransferase, which translates to MEDQDYELFIKKIKLKTGIDLSLYKEAQMKRRLISLYEKRGFLNFNDFYNGISKQNELYYEFLDRMTINVSEFYRNIKRWQVLEEKILPKLLEKNSQLKIWSAACSTGEEPYTLAMILSKFVPFSRVKILATDIDENVLARAKLGIYPERSLNEVPLEMKNKYFKKEGSNYQISDQIIKSVQFKKQNLLADPFESQFDLIVCRNVLIYFTEDAKEILYKKFSDAINNKGIFFVGSTEQIFNADRFQLNSIETFFYQKS; encoded by the coding sequence ATGGAAGATCAAGATTATGAGTTATTTATTAAAAAAATTAAACTAAAAACAGGAATTGATTTATCACTTTATAAAGAAGCACAAATGAAGAGAAGATTAATTTCTTTATATGAGAAACGTGGCTTTTTAAATTTTAATGATTTTTACAATGGTATAAGTAAACAAAATGAATTATATTACGAGTTTTTAGACCGAATGACCATAAATGTTTCGGAATTTTATCGAAATATTAAAAGATGGCAGGTGCTTGAAGAAAAGATTCTACCAAAACTTCTCGAAAAGAATTCACAGTTAAAAATATGGAGTGCAGCATGTTCGACAGGGGAAGAACCTTATACGCTTGCGATGATTCTTTCAAAGTTTGTTCCGTTTTCAAGAGTGAAAATATTAGCGACAGATATTGATGAAAATGTCTTGGCGAGAGCCAAGCTCGGGATTTATCCAGAAAGATCATTAAATGAAGTCCCGCTTGAAATGAAAAACAAATATTTTAAAAAAGAAGGATCAAATTATCAAATTAGCGATCAAATCATCAAGTCTGTGCAATTTAAAAAGCAAAATCTATTAGCCGACCCATTCGAGTCACAGTTTGATTTAATTGTTTGCCGCAATGTATTAATTTACTTTACGGAAGATGCAAAAGAAATATTGTATAAAAAGTTTAGTGATGCCATAAATAATAAAGGAATCTTTTTTGTAGGAAGTACAGAACAAATTTTTAATGCAGACAGGTTTCAATTAAATTCTATTGAAACGTTTTTTTATCAAAAGAGTTAA
- the ndk gene encoding nucleoside-diphosphate kinase translates to MEKTFLMVKPDGVQRQLIGEIVSRFERKGLQLVGAKLMTISEDLAQQHYGEHKGKPFYGELVEFITSGPVFAMVWQGENVVELTRKMMGKTNPKDADPGTIRGDYCMNVGQNIIHGSDSPESADREIALFFNESELVGYDKSINTWIY, encoded by the coding sequence ATGGAAAAAACATTTTTAATGGTTAAACCTGATGGAGTACAACGTCAATTAATCGGGGAAATTGTTAGCAGATTTGAAAGAAAGGGCTTACAATTAGTTGGCGCAAAACTAATGACAATTTCAGAAGATCTTGCCCAGCAGCACTATGGGGAACATAAAGGTAAGCCTTTCTATGGTGAGTTAGTAGAATTTATTACTTCAGGACCTGTTTTTGCAATGGTTTGGCAAGGTGAAAATGTTGTGGAACTAACCCGTAAAATGATGGGTAAAACAAATCCGAAAGATGCTGATCCAGGCACGATCCGCGGTGATTACTGCATGAATGTTGGGCAAAATATTATTCATGGATCTGATTCACCTGAAAGTGCTGATCGTGAAATTGCATTATTTTTTAATGAGTCCGAGCTTGTTGGATATGATAAATCAATCAATACGTGGATCTACTAA
- the hepT gene encoding heptaprenyl diphosphate synthase component II, protein MKLKSMYSFLNTDLTIIEQELEKTAHSEYPLLREANLELLQAGGKRIRPVFVLLSSMFGDYDINTVKYVAVTLETIHMATLVHDDVVDDAKLRRGKPTVREKWDNRIAMYTGDYLLARSLEVMTNIENPLAHKILSKAIVEVCLGEIEQIKDKYRFEQSLRTYLKRIKRKTAILIAVSCQLGAISAGAPEEIHKKLYRFGYYVGMSFQITDDILDFTSTEKELGKPVGSDLLQGNITLPVLFALEDPSLKNEIEKITNETKPSEIQPILNKILQSDVIERSAKISDQYLQKAFEIVESLPKNRARSTLASIAKYIGKRKF, encoded by the coding sequence ATGAAATTAAAATCAATGTATTCTTTTCTGAATACTGACCTCACAATAATTGAACAAGAGTTAGAAAAGACAGCACATTCTGAGTATCCCTTATTAAGAGAAGCTAACTTAGAGCTTCTTCAAGCGGGTGGCAAACGGATTAGGCCTGTTTTTGTATTGCTGTCATCTATGTTCGGTGATTATGATATAAATACCGTCAAATATGTGGCAGTTACACTAGAGACCATACACATGGCGACACTTGTTCATGATGATGTCGTTGATGATGCAAAATTGCGAAGAGGAAAGCCGACAGTTAGAGAAAAGTGGGATAATCGTATTGCGATGTATACAGGTGACTACTTATTAGCACGCTCGTTAGAGGTAATGACTAATATTGAAAATCCTTTGGCACATAAAATCCTTTCAAAAGCAATTGTAGAAGTTTGTTTAGGAGAAATTGAACAAATAAAAGATAAATATCGATTTGAGCAATCTTTGCGTACATACTTAAAACGAATTAAACGGAAAACAGCTATATTAATTGCCGTAAGTTGTCAATTAGGAGCGATTTCAGCTGGTGCTCCAGAAGAAATACATAAAAAACTCTACAGATTTGGTTATTACGTTGGTATGTCATTTCAAATAACCGATGATATACTAGATTTTACCTCAACTGAAAAGGAACTTGGAAAGCCTGTTGGGAGCGACCTTCTTCAAGGAAATATTACGCTTCCTGTTTTGTTTGCATTAGAAGATCCATCCTTAAAGAATGAGATTGAAAAGATAACAAATGAGACGAAACCAAGTGAGATACAACCAATATTAAATAAAATTTTGCAATCAGATGTGATTGAAAGATCAGCAAAAATTAGTGATCAGTATCTGCAAAAAGCATTTGAAATTGTCGAAAGCTTACCAAAAAATCGTGCAAGGTCTACATTGGCTAGTATTGCTAAATATATTGGAAAAAGAAAATTTTAA
- a CDS encoding demethylmenaquinone methyltransferase codes for MDQSKEEKVHGVFEKIYKNYDQMNSIISFQRHKAWRKETMKRMDVKLGHKALDVCCGTADWSIALAKEVGTNGHVIGLDFSKNMLEIGKQKVEELGLLNVKLIHGNAMKLPFEDHTFDVVTIGFGLRNVPDYMQVLKEMNRVLKPGGKAVCLETSQPTAPVFKQGYYFYFRYVMPLFGKLFAKSYNEYSWLQESARDFPGMAELARMFKQAGFEHVQVKPFTGGVAAMHLGVKPTIVS; via the coding sequence ATGGATCAATCTAAAGAAGAAAAAGTCCACGGTGTATTTGAAAAAATATATAAAAACTATGATCAAATGAATTCCATTATTAGCTTTCAACGCCACAAGGCATGGAGAAAAGAAACAATGAAAAGGATGGATGTTAAATTAGGCCATAAAGCTTTAGATGTTTGTTGTGGTACTGCTGATTGGAGTATTGCTCTTGCAAAAGAAGTGGGGACTAATGGACATGTAATCGGACTTGATTTCAGTAAAAACATGCTAGAAATTGGCAAGCAAAAGGTAGAGGAATTAGGCTTATTAAATGTAAAACTAATACATGGTAACGCTATGAAGCTACCATTTGAAGATCATACATTTGATGTGGTAACAATCGGTTTCGGATTAAGGAATGTTCCAGATTATATGCAAGTATTAAAAGAAATGAATCGAGTTTTGAAGCCTGGTGGAAAAGCAGTGTGTTTAGAAACATCACAACCTACTGCGCCTGTGTTCAAACAGGGGTACTATTTCTATTTCCGTTATGTCATGCCTTTATTCGGCAAACTTTTCGCGAAAAGCTATAATGAATATTCTTGGTTACAAGAGTCTGCCCGAGATTTCCCAGGAATGGCAGAACTAGCAAGAATGTTTAAGCAGGCAGGTTTTGAACATGTGCAAGTCAAACCATTTACAGGCGGGGTCGCAGCCATGCATTTAGGTGTAAAACCAACGATTGTTTCATAA